In Drosophila yakuba strain Tai18E2 chromosome X, Prin_Dyak_Tai18E2_2.1, whole genome shotgun sequence, a single genomic region encodes these proteins:
- the LOC6525358 gene encoding ubiquitin-conjugating enzyme E2 H, with translation MSSPSAGKRRMDNDVIKLIESKHEVTILGGLNEFHVKFFGPTETPYEGGVWKVRVYLPDNYPFKSPSIGFVNKIYHPNIDESSGTVCLDVINQAWTALYDLSNIFESFLPQLLTYPNPVDPLNRDAAALYLHEPEEYHRKVADYVQRYATEDALRAAQQERESSDSESSMSDYSEDEARDMEL, from the coding sequence ATGTCCTCGCCCAGTGCCGGAAAGCGACGCATGGACAACGATGTGATCAAGCTGATCGAATCGAAGCACGAGGTGACGATCCTGGGAGGCCTCAACGAGTTCCACGTCAAGTTCTTCGGTCCAACGGAGACGCCCTACGAGGGCGGCGTGTGGAAGGTGCGCGTCTACCTGCCCGACAACTATCCCTTCAAGTCACCGAGCATCGGTTTTGTAAACAAGATCTACCATCCGAACATTGACGAGTCCTCTGGGACGGTGTGCTTGGATGTGATCAATCAGGCCTGGACGGCGTTGTACGATCTATCGAACATCTTTGAATCGTTCTTGCCGCAGCTGCTCACATATCCCAATCCGGTCGATCCGCTCAATCGGGATGCGGCCGCATTGTACCTGCACGAGCCGGAGGAGTACCATCGCAAGGTGGCCGACTATGTGCAGCGGTATGCCACCGAGGACGCGTTGCGGGCGGCGCAACAGGAGCGGGAGAGCAGCGACAGCGAGTCGAGCATGTCCGACTACAGTGAGGATGAGGCCAGGGACATGGAGTTATAA
- the LOC6525359 gene encoding EF-hand calcium-binding domain-containing protein 1 isoform X2, translating to MGKAGAGKGRSPTPTPNRDGGATTGGGGGGGGGSGGVGAAAPTATGGTTGVGRSTLHANKTILKTVSVFLASGKRNSSNQQSKAAAAALQNKRQQRQRRMDELSGKVNPKLLDSLRKKTRFTKDELDALCRIYRKLVSNCQYAAKTLASSSSSAAIAKPHAAVEGIDRIVFRELLHSTFDIVTEEILMERIFCSWDKAHEGLPLRLEGWLIGLSTFLRGTPAERAAFCFRVYDLNTDGFITKDEMFTLLRNCLIKQPQDEDPDEGVKDLVEIVLKKFDLDKDGKVSLEDFMGTVTAEPLLIEAFGQCLPTDSAVVSFFSTLQV from the exons ATGG GAAAGGCAGGCGCTGGCAAGGGTCGTTCGCCAACACCGACACCCAATCGGGATGGCGGGGCAACaactggtggtggtggtggtggtggtggtggaagtggtggtgttggtgcaGCGGCACCCACAGCAACTGGAGGCACCACTGGCGTCGGCAGATCCACACTACATGCGAACAAAACGATACTGAAAACGGTATCCGTGTTCCTTGCCAGCGGCAAGCGCAACTCGAGCAACCAACAGTCGAAAGCCGCCGCGGCTGCTTTGCAGAACAAACGGCAACAGCGGCAACGGAGGATGGATGAGCTGAGCGGCAAGGTGAATCCCAAGCTGTTGGACAGCCTGCGCAAGAAGACGCGTTTTACCAA GGACGAGCTGGATGCCTTGTGCCGCATCTATCGCAAGCTGGTGTCCAATTGCCAGTATGCGGCCAAGACGCTGGCCTCCAGCTCCTCGAGTGCAGCTATTGCCAAGCCACATGCCGCCGTCGAG GGCATCGATCGCATTGTGTTCCGCGAGCTGTTGCACAGCACATTCGACATCGTCACCGAGGAGATCCTGATGGAGCGCATCTTCTGCAGCTGGGACAAGGCCCACGAGGGTTTGCCCCTTCGTCTCGAGGGCTGGCTCATCGGACTCTCCACATTCCTGCGCGGCACGCCGGCGGAACGGGCGGCTTTTTGCTTTCGGGTCTATGATCTCAACACGGATGGTTTCATCACCAAGGATGAGATGTTCACGCTGCTGCGAAACTGTCTGATTAAACAGCCGCAGGACGAAGATCCCGACGAGGGCGTCAAGGATCTGGTGGAGATTGTGCTCAAGAAGTTCGACCTGGACAAGGATGGCAAG GTATCCCTGGAAGACTTCATGGGCACGGTCACAGCGGAACCACTGCTCATCGAGGCCTTTGGCCAGTGTCTTCCCACGGACAGCGCTGTGGTTTCCTTCTTCTCCACGCTGCAGGTGTGA
- the LOC6525359 gene encoding uncharacterized protein LOC6525359 isoform X1 yields MGHEWFWRGAFAFQAFCLLCATSIHNHIHIHILEGLFWLSLPRRRRSLFRWQSGGGGVSVSTLTHKVAGQSCTKTEARTHVKQNFFIFLFLFFFFWVAGKAGAGKGRSPTPTPNRDGGATTGGGGGGGGGSGGVGAAAPTATGGTTGVGRSTLHANKTILKTVSVFLASGKRNSSNQQSKAAAAALQNKRQQRQRRMDELSGKVNPKLLDSLRKKTRFTKDELDALCRIYRKLVSNCQYAAKTLASSSSSAAIAKPHAAVEGIDRIVFRELLHSTFDIVTEEILMERIFCSWDKAHEGLPLRLEGWLIGLSTFLRGTPAERAAFCFRVYDLNTDGFITKDEMFTLLRNCLIKQPQDEDPDEGVKDLVEIVLKKFDLDKDGKVSLEDFMGTVTAEPLLIEAFGQCLPTDSAVVSFFSTLQV; encoded by the exons ATGGGGCATGAATGGTTCTGGCGAggcgcatttgcatttcaggCCTTTTGTTTGCTCTGTGCCACATCCATCCACAaccacattcacattcacatacTTGAAGGGCTTTTCTGGCTAAGCTtgccaaggaggaggaggagtctATTTCGATGGCAGAGTGGGGGCGGGGGGGTGAGCGTGTCGACTTTGACACATAAAGTTGCAGGCCAAAGTTGCACAAAGACAGAGGCACGCACCCATGTAAAGCagaacttttttatttttctttttctttttttttttttttgggttgcagGAAAGGCAGGCGCTGGCAAGGGTCGTTCGCCAACACCGACACCCAATCGGGATGGCGGGGCAACaactggtggtggtggtggtggtggtggtggaagtggtggtgttggtgcaGCGGCACCCACAGCAACTGGAGGCACCACTGGCGTCGGCAGATCCACACTACATGCGAACAAAACGATACTGAAAACGGTATCCGTGTTCCTTGCCAGCGGCAAGCGCAACTCGAGCAACCAACAGTCGAAAGCCGCCGCGGCTGCTTTGCAGAACAAACGGCAACAGCGGCAACGGAGGATGGATGAGCTGAGCGGCAAGGTGAATCCCAAGCTGTTGGACAGCCTGCGCAAGAAGACGCGTTTTACCAA GGACGAGCTGGATGCCTTGTGCCGCATCTATCGCAAGCTGGTGTCCAATTGCCAGTATGCGGCCAAGACGCTGGCCTCCAGCTCCTCGAGTGCAGCTATTGCCAAGCCACATGCCGCCGTCGAG GGCATCGATCGCATTGTGTTCCGCGAGCTGTTGCACAGCACATTCGACATCGTCACCGAGGAGATCCTGATGGAGCGCATCTTCTGCAGCTGGGACAAGGCCCACGAGGGTTTGCCCCTTCGTCTCGAGGGCTGGCTCATCGGACTCTCCACATTCCTGCGCGGCACGCCGGCGGAACGGGCGGCTTTTTGCTTTCGGGTCTATGATCTCAACACGGATGGTTTCATCACCAAGGATGAGATGTTCACGCTGCTGCGAAACTGTCTGATTAAACAGCCGCAGGACGAAGATCCCGACGAGGGCGTCAAGGATCTGGTGGAGATTGTGCTCAAGAAGTTCGACCTGGACAAGGATGGCAAG GTATCCCTGGAAGACTTCATGGGCACGGTCACAGCGGAACCACTGCTCATCGAGGCCTTTGGCCAGTGTCTTCCCACGGACAGCGCTGTGGTTTCCTTCTTCTCCACGCTGCAGGTGTGA
- the LOC6525360 gene encoding 17-beta-hydroxysteroid dehydrogenase 13, with protein MSKVTPSAGNNANSNDIYNIVLLVVDIVMLIVKFWIAVVEAAVGLFRPAPLDDVSGKVVLITGTGHGMGKQMALQYAKLGAIILCWDVNEQTNNQTVKEIKSSGGKAFGYVCNVTKREELIELAQKVRKEHGFVHVVVNNAGIMPCHPLLEHTENEIRLMYDINVLSHYWIIQSFLPEMIERNEGSIVALSSCAGLFGLINLVPYCGTKFAVRGYMSALAEELRQKNPQNNVKLTTIYPYMIDTGLCKNPRYRFPKLFKLIPADVAAGSIIEAQRQGLEEAAIPRHFVAVEKIGRLIPRKAMRLVNDFLDTGVDTDKH; from the exons ATGTCGAAAGTGACGCCAAG TGCCGGCAACAATGCCAACAGCAATGACATCTACAACATCGTCCTGCTGGTGGTGGACATCGTGATGCTGATCGTCAAGTTCTGGATCGCCGTCGTGGAAGCCGCCGTTGGACTCTTCCGCCCTGCGCCATTGGATGATGTCAGCGGCAAGGTGGTCCTGATCACCGGCACTGGCCACGGCATGGGCAAGCAGATGGCCCTGCAGTACGCCAAGCTGGGCGCCATCATCCTCTGCTGGGATGTCAACGAGCAGACGAACAACCAGACCGTCAAGGAGATCAAGAGCAGCGGTGGCAAGGCCTTCGGTTACGTTTGCAATGTGACCAAGCGCGAGGAGCTGATCGAGCTGGCGCAGAAGGTGCGCAAGGAGCACGGATTCGTTCATGTGGTGGTCAACAATGCCGGCATCATGCCCTGCCATCCGCTGCTGGAGCACACCGAGAACGAGATTCGTCTGATGTACGACATCAATGTGCTCTCCCACTACTGG ATCATCCAGTCCTTCCTGCCCGAGATGATTGAGCGGAATGAGGGCAGCATTGTGGCCCTATCCTCCTGCGCCGGACTCTTTGGACTGATCAACCTGGTGCCCTACTGCGGCACCAAGTTCGCCGTCCGTGGCTACATGTCCGCCCTCGCCGAGGAGCTGCGTCAGAAGAATCCCCAGAACAAT GTCAAGCTGACTACCATCTATCCGTATATGATCGATACGGGTCTGTGCAAGAATCCCCGCTACCGGTTCCCCAAGCTGTTCAAGCTCATCCCCGCCGACGTAGCCGCCGGCTCGATCATCGAGGCCCAGCGCCAGGGATTGGAGGAGGCGGCGATTCCGCGCCATTTCGTGGCCGTGGAGAAGATCGGTCGCCTCATTCCCCGCAAGGCGATGCGATTGGTCAACGATTTTCTCGACACGGGTGTGGATACCGACAAGCACTAG
- the LOC6525361 gene encoding dynein intermediate chain 3, ciliary, with the protein MYQNQFIYSRERRRFGRQCRFQDRNELMVSVHPSGRQRLKYIMRNPSVQATQLSRQMALTIMETENVTLDQHGMYHYEGGWPKEVNTNDEEQTLRHRKKVEREDSWGEQVLDMIRTTMAVAEQNNTLNIYQNFFADLPAELGHDIRMRFRARVANVFHDLWLPGRQLRSIEWMPNNSRQFMTQYSNQFVKGERLRSVLDEPVGGTNGFFVWDVKNPLKPRISYDSKQPVSLAKICPKDENNMVGGTGLGQVCLWSTFKGGLTVRHCPLEVSHRETTSALCWVHSKSNTEFYSGSLDGSIKYWDTRDLKMPMQELLLEPEPQERQSRMDSHGVTVLEFEYTIPVRFIIGSDMGHVFVGNRKGMTPTETLLAHYQLFVGPVRTINRNPFFVKNFLVTGDWRARIWSEEVKDSPSTMYFRKSAQIVCGAWSTGRCSLFVTGDINGVVDFWDLLLHHRKPILSVDFKVPIADVVFRPEGDLLAIALKNGDTHILTLDESMRQATGKEKALIAAMFEREIVRCKLLEARYDEVRLKRKTLQMAEEDRVRKQQQMAPTLQLDPDDPDQFVLMIEGDEEFRTAITEFQDIIFSVERKRSKRQVIMERTVFEEWNPADEKLQGEPVVYTKPDRKAQTSVNYDKRSSGEPRISQGSVKPQ; encoded by the exons ATGTACCAGAACCAGTTCATCTACTCGCGCGAAAGGCGTCGCTTTGGGCGCCAGTGCCGGTTTCAGGATCGCAATGAGCTGATGGTCAGTGTGCATCCCAGTGGCCGCCAGCGTCTGAAGTACATCATGCGCAACCCGTCCGTGCAGGCCACCCAGCTGAGCCGCCAGATGGCGCTGACCATCATGGAGACGGAGAACGTGACCCTCGACCAGCACGGAATGTACCACTACGAGGGCGGTTGGCCCAAGGAGGTTAACACCAATGACGAGGAGCAGACGCTGCGCCATCGCAAGAAGGTGGAGCGCGAAGATAGCTGGGGCGAGCAGGTCCTGGATATGATACGCACCACGATGGCGGTGGCGGAGCAGAACAATACCCTCAATATCTACCAGAATTTCTTCGCTGATCTGCCGGCGGAGTTGGGTCACGACATACGGATGAGGTTTCGCGCCCGGGTGGCCAATGTGTTCCATGATCTTTGGCTGCCAGGGCGACAATTAAGGTCCATTGAGTGGATGCCCAACAATAGCCGCCAGTTTATGACCCAGTATAGCAATCAATTTGTGAAGGGAGAGCGACTCCGTTCCGTTTTGGATGAGCCGGTTGGCGGGACAAATGGCTTCTTTGTGTGGGATGTGAAGAATCCGCTCAAGCCGAGGATCTCCTACGACAGCAAGCAGCCGGTGTCGCTGGCCAAGATCTGTCCCAAGGATGAGAACAACATGGTGGGTGGCACGGGCCTGGGGCAGGTGTGTCTGTGGAGCACCTTCAAGGGCGGACTCACCGTGCGGCATTGCCCCTTGGAGGTGTCCCACAGGGAGACCACCTCGGCCCTCTGCTGGGTCCATTCCAAATCCAATACAGAGTTCTATTCGGGCTCCCTGGATGGCTCCATCAAGTACTGGGACACAAGGGATCTCAAGATGCCCATGCAGGAGCTGCTCCTCGAACCGGAACCGCAGGAGCGCCAGTCACGAATGGATTCGCATGGAGTGACAGTGCTGGAGTTCGAATACACCATCCCCGTGCGTTTCATCATCGGCAGCGATATGGGTCACGTTTTCGTGGGCAATCGCAAGGGTATGACTCCGACGGAAACCCTTCTGGCTCACTATCAACTTTTCGTCGGACCCGTGCGCACCATCAATCGCAATCCGTTCTTCGTCAAGAACTTCCTGGTCACGGGCGATTGGCGGGCGAGGATTTGGTCGGAGGAGGTCAAGGATAGTCCGTCCACCATGTATTTCCGTAAGAGTGCACAGATTGTTTGCGGCGCTTGGAGCACGGGTCGCTGCTCCCTATTCGTCACTGGCGATATCAATGGCGTGGTGGACTTCTGGGATCTGCTGCTCCATCACCGCAAGCCCATTCTTTCCGTGGACTTCAAGGTACCGATTGCGGATGTGGTCTTTAGGCCGGAGGGCGATCTGCTGGCCATTGCCCTGAAAAACGGCGACACTCACATCCTGACACTGGATGAGTCCATGCGACAGGCCACCGGCAAGGAGAAGGCACTCATAGCCGCC ATGTTCGAGCGGGAGATCGTGCGGTGTAAGCTGCTGGAGGCACGTTATGATGAGGTCAGGCTGAAGCGGAAAACCCTTCAAATGGCCGAGGAGGATCGCGTtcgaaagcagcagcaaatggcGCCCACACTCCAACTGGATCCCGACGATCCCGATCAGTTTGTGTTGATGATCGAGGGCGATGAGGAGTTTCGCACGGCCATCACCGAATTCCAGGACATCATATTCAGCGTGGAGAGGAAGCGCTCCAAGCGGCAGGTGATCATGGAGCGCACGGTCTTCGAGGAATGGAATCCGGCTGACGAGAAGCTCCAGGGTGAGCCCGTTGTATACACTAAGCCCGATCGCAAGGCTCAGACCTCGGTCAACTACGACAAGAGGAGCTCGGGCGAGCCAAGGATTTCGCAAGGATCTGTGAAGCCCCAGTAA
- the LOC6525362 gene encoding regulator of nonsense transcripts 2: protein MLANDSATTDALEAAVASSTTNDVSTPPVSRKDVTDDADEGDNDNDHDIDIDDTDANADVDVDADAAAAAAAAVAASALEAEEREELQQFMNELRDKIESKRQLRLQNSTFELPGEEYFAKLDSNLKKNTAFVKKLKLFTATQLDGLLRELSALNLSKYISEICAALAEAKLKMTDVPAVVTLASRLHCTYADFDVQFLEAWQKALNIKATEKIGNPSKLRVDLRLFAELVSSGVIQMKPGLAQLGVVLVHLIAQDKDDHSNFSIILSFCRHCGEEYAGLVPQKMQQLATKYGVEVPKSDFLTADKQLNLRTMLKGYFKALCKHVLAEQTELMNMTKNIRRTMECKGEISTEKREKCELMQAGFDKLLASAQSLSELLGEPLPELAKESECCNPGTVIDNMLDSASFGVLDPWGDEETRSFYTDLPDLRQFLPNFSAPKVDLETLEEPSELTEEAIDANLDAEMDLDDPPSTTSDTALENPSEEQPTTPVAPAEDVKPQKMGNALMELGRQQQSQLNQNPSQTQNQMRQQFDGFLVNLFNCVNKELIDSAAIEFLLNFNTKHQRKKLTRTIFSVQRTRLDILPYLSRFVAIVHMCNTDVAADLAELLRKEFKWHIHKKNQLNIESKLKIVRFIGELVKFGLFKKFDALGCLKMLLRDFQHHQIEMACAFVEVSGVYLYNCRDARLLMNVFLDQMLRLKTATAMDSRHASQIESVYYLVKPPESSKREPTVRPPMHEYIRHLIFEELCKQNVERCIKMLRRIDWQDAETNCYAIKCLSKAYLLRFPLVRCLADLVSGLSSYQPRAVTIVIDNVFEDIRAGLEIHSPRMAQRRIAMAKYLGEMYNYKLVESTHILNTLYSIISLGVSMDQNVVSPLDPPDSLFRLKLACMLLDTCGPYFTSQATRKKLDYFLVFFQHYYWFKKSHPVFSKSENTSDLFPILVDHTYRDCLAGVRPKLKLYKSLEQAKAAIDQLQEKLYPQLKAANNAQDPSLATISEISELDEGVTDEDSGSSNDQRERQVAGQEPEQSNDWTENETEPPLPPPPPPEKSKEDLEFEHLYDKMTTDSYQERLKEPIKATAKDIPVPMMARLQKKSYEQITGAQTSGTGNNNTSQISKAVANQDGTPGSPGPDLPDGNGKSSGNAGGSVVAATAAGAAGAAAVPFVLMVRGNKGGKQQFKSFVAPSDSHLAINLKRQEQKIREEKEKVKRLTLNITERIEEEDYQESLLPPQQRNFTQSYYQKPNKHKFKHQKGAPDADLIFH, encoded by the exons ATGCTGGCCAACGATTCCGCAACGACAGACGCTCTGGAAGCGGCcgtggctagcagcacaacAAACGATGTGTCCACACCGCCGGTGTCGAGGAAAGATGTGACAGATGATGCTGACGAGGGTGATAACGACAACGACcacgacatcgacatcgacgaCACAGACGCAaatgcggatgtggatgttgatgcggatgcggctgctgctgcggctgccgctgttgctgccagTGCCCTGGAGGCCGAGGAGCgcgaggagctgcagcagtttATGAACGAGCTGCGCGACAAGATCGAGAGCAAGCGACAGCTGCGGCTCCAGAACTCCACATTCGAGCTGCCCGGCGAGGAGTACTTCGCCAAACTGGACTCCAATCTCAAAAAGAACACGGCTTTCGTCAAGAAACTTAAGCTATTCACGGCCACACAGCTGGACGGACTACTGCGTGAGCTATCCGCTCTAAATCTAAGCAAATACATCTCCGAAATATGCGCCGCGCTGGCCGAGGCCAAGCTGAAAATGACGGATGTGCCGGCGGTGGTGACACTGGCATCCCGGCTGCACTGCACATATGCCGACTTCGATGTCCAGTTCCTGGAAGCGTGGCAAAAGGCCCTTAACATCAAGGCCACCGAGAAGATTGGCAATCCGAGTAAACTACGCGTCGATCTTCGACTGTTTGCCGAACTAGTCAGCTCTGGTGTGATCCAAATGAAGCCCGGATTGGCCCAACTGGGTGTGGTCCTGGTGCATCTGATTGCCCAGGACAAGGATGACCACAGTAACTTCTCAATCATCCTCTCCTTCTGCCGGCACTGTGGCGAGGAGTATGCCGGTCTAGTGCCGCAAAAGATGCAGCAGTTGGCCACCAAATACGGAGTGGAGGTACCGAAATCCGACTTCCTGACGGCCGACAAGCAGCTTAATCTGCGCACCATGCTCAAGGGTTACTTCAAGGCCCTGTGCAAGCATGTTTTGGCCGAACAGACCGAACTGATGAACATGACCAAGAACATACGACGCACCATGGAGTGCAAGGGCGAGATATCCACGGAGAAGCGCGAGAAGTGTGAGCTAATGCAGGCCGGGTTCGATAAGCTGCTGGCCTCCGCCCAATCGCTGTCGGAACTGCTGGGTGAACCACTGCCCGAGTTGGCCAAGGAGTCGGAGTGCTGTAATCCGGGCACAGTCATCGACAATATGCTGGACAGTGCCTCCTTCGGGGTGCTCGATCCGTGGGGCGACGAGGAGACACGCTCCTTCTACACCGATCTGCCCGATTTGAGGCAGTTTCTGCCCAACTTTTCGGCACCCAAAGTCGATTTGGAAACGTTGGAGGAGCCCAGTGAACTTACTGAGGAAGCAATCGATGCCAATCTGGATGCCGAAATGGATTTAGATGATCCACCTTCCACCACGTCGGATACGGCTCTGGAAAATCCCAGCGAAGAGCAGCCAACCACACCAGTTGCCCCAGCGGAGGATGTAAAGCCGCAAAAGATGGGTAACGCTCTAATGGAACTGGGACGCCAGCAGCAAAGTCAGCTCAACCAGAATCCCAGCCAGACCCAAAACCAGATGCGTCAGCAGTTCGATGGCTTTCTGGTCAACCTATTCAACTGTGTGAACAAGGAGCTGATCGATTCGGCGGCCATCGAGTTCCTGCTAAACTTCAACACTAAGCATCAGCGCAAGAAACTGACCCGCACGATATTCTCAGTGCAACGCACGCGTCTGGATATCCTGCCCTATCTCTCCCGCTTTGTGGCTATTGTGCATATGTGCAATACCGACGTGGCCGCCGATTTGGCAGAATTGCTACGCAAAGAGTTCAAGTGGCACATTCACAAGAAGAACCAGCTGAACATCGAGTCGAAGCTCAAGATCGTGCGATTCATAGGCGAATTGGTGAAGTTTGGGTTGTTCAAGAAGTTCGATGCCTTAGGATGTCTGAAAATGTTGCTCAGGGACTTTCAGCATCACCAAATCGAGATGGCCTGTGCCTTTGTGGAAGTCAGTGGCGTGTATCTGTACAATTGCCGTGATGCCCGTCTGCTGATGAATGTGTTTCTGGACCAGATGCTGCGCTTGAAAACAGCCACCGCCATGGACTCGCGACATGCGTCGCAGATTGAGAGCGTTTACTATCTGGTAAAGCCTCCAGAGTCGTCCAAGCGAGAGCCCACGGTTCGTCCGCCTATGCATGAGTACATCCGTCATTTGATATTCGAGGAGCTATGCAAACAGAACGTGGAGCGCTGTATCAAAATGCTGCGCCGCATCGACTGGCAGGATGCGGAGACAAATTGTTATGCCATTAAGTGCCTCAGCAAGGCGTATCTGCTGCGCTTTCCGCTCGTCCGCTGCCTGGCCGATCTCGTATCCGGACTGAGCTCCTATCAGCCGCGAGCGGTTACCATTGTGATCGACAATGTGTTTGAGGATATCCGCGCCGGCCTTGAGATCCATTCGCCACGCATGGCCCAACGGCGCATAGCGATGGCCAAGTACCTGGGCGAAATGTACAACTACAAGCTTGTGGAGTCCACCCACATTCTAAATACGCTTTACTCCATCATTTCGCTGGGCGTATCCATGGACCAAAATGTCGTCTCGCCGCTGGATCCGCCCGATAGCCTGTTCCGACTGAAGCTTGCCTGCATGCTACTGGACACGTGTGGACCCTACTTCACCAGCCAGGCCACGCGAAAAAA ACTGGACTACTTCCTGGTCTTCTTCCAACACTACTATTGGTTCAAGAAATCCCATCCCGTGTTCAGCAAGTCAGAGAACACCTCCGATTTGTTCCCCATCCTGGTGGATCACACCTATAGGGACTGTCTAGCCGGTGTGCGGCCCAAGCTGAAGCTGTATAAGAGTCTAGAGCAGGCCAAGGCGGCGATTGATCAGCTGCAGGAGAAGCTCTATCCGCAGCTAAAGGCCGCCAATAACGCGCAGGATCCGTCGCTGGCCACAATCAGTGAAATTAGCGAGCTAGACGAGGGT GTCACCGATGAGGACTCGGGGTCATCGAACGATCAGCGGGAGCGCCAGGTGGCTGGCCAAGAGCCGGAGCAGAGCAACGACTGGACGGAAAACGAGACGgagccgccgctgccgccgcctccgccgccagAAAAGTCTAAGGAGGACCTGGAGTTCGAGCACTTGTACGATAAAATGACCACAGACTCGTACCAAGAACGGCTAAAGGAGCCGATCAAGGCTACGGCCAAGGACATACCTGTGCCGATGATGGCGCGCCTGCAAAAAAAGTCCTACGAACAGATAACGGGGGCCCAGACCTCCGGCACTGGGAACAACAATACGTCACAGATCTCAAAGGCGGTCGCCAATCAGGACGGAACGCCCGGCTCTCCAGGTCCAGATCTGCCAGATGGCAACGGCAAATCCAGCGGCAATGCAGGAGGTAGCGTTGTTGCTGCTAccgctgctggtgctgctggcgctgcagCTGTGCCCTTTGTGCTGATGGTGCGCGGTAACAAGGGCGGTAAGCAGCAATTTAAGTCGTTCGTGGCGCCATCGGACTCGCACCTGGCCATCAACCTGAAACGGCAGGAGCAGAAGATACgcgaggagaaggagaaggtcAAGCGCCTAACGCTTAACATAACGGAGCGTATCGAGGAGGAGGACTACCAGGagtcgctgctgccgccgcagcAACGTAACTTTACCCAGAGCTACTACCAGAAGCCCAATAAGCACAAGTTCAAGCACCAAAAGGGCGCGCCCGATGCGGACCTCATCTTTCACTGA